GATAATAAGGGGCCCCTGATAAGCAGTCCTCACATCTATATCGCGATAAATACGCTTTTCTCCGTCAGAATATTTAGAAATTACAACGATACCGTTGGAAATAAATAGGCCAGCTACCTTTACAGCTTGGCTAAGAAAGCCCCCACTATTTTCCCGTAAATCTAAAATTAGCCCTCGCAAATTACCTTTTCGATCTAATTCTTTTAGGGCTTTTTGCATATCACTATCGCTACCTGTTCCATCTTCACCTTGGTAAAAAGAGTGAAGGGTGATGATGCCAATAATCCCGTTGCCCACTTTTTCCTGTTTTATATCTATTCGCTCATCTTTAATAGGGATAGACTCTTTTTTAAGAATGATCGTTTCCTGCTTTTCCATCTGTTTTCCATTTTCTTCTTGGAAAGATCTACTGATGACCAGCTCTATAGAAGGCTCTTTTGAGGCTCTTATTGTGTTCATCACCTCCGGCAACGTTTGGCCGGACGTGGTCTTACCATTGATTTGCAGAAGATAATCATTAGCAAAAATTTTGCCGCTTTTAGAAGCTGCTCCACCTTCGATTAGGGAAGAAATCATTACTCCTTGAGGAGTAGACCGTAACACCACTCCTATACCATCAAACTCTTTTTCAAGACGTACTTTCATGTCATAAGCTTCTGCATCACTGTAGAAAGCCGTATGAGCGTCTAAAGAACTAGCTAAAGCTTTTAAAATATGTAAAACTAAAGCATTTTCTTTTTTACCCTCACTATACGACTTACCCTCACTCGTTTGATACAGATATCCCTCTTCAATATTTTTCAATGCCTGATCAAACATGATAAGGAGTTTGGATTTGTAGTTAGATACCTGAGCTTTTCCATATCTTTTCTGCTCGGCCTGAATAAAAGCTACCATCTGCTCTTTGATACGTCTTTTAATCTGCTCAAAAGTAGAAGCAAATGAACCCTTTAAATTAGGCTCTAATCCATCTGTATTTTTATGGCTTGAACGACGCTCATCTGCTGCTTTGAAAAGCTCTTCGGTATTTATTATAAGCTCTTGCCGATATTGGCGTGCCCGCAGGATAGATCTTTGAATGATCGCATTAAGCTTTTCAAAAGAAGAAAAATCTTCATTTTTGTAGGCGGTAATGTAGATTTCCATTTGCTCAGAAGTTAATCCAAGGAAAGGCTCTACCTCTGCTTGGGTTAAATAGGTACGGTCGGGATCAAACTGATCGATATAATTTTTAAAAGCATTTTTTAAGATTTTCTTGTCAATCGTTTTCTGACCTAAATGCTCAGCAAAAATTTGCTCCATAATTTTACTAATATCTTGCCTTTTAAGCTGCTCGGTTTCCTGGCCTAAAAGAAAAGAATTAGTTAGAAAAATAAAGATGATAAATAAATTAAAACGATTAAGCAAGCGCATATCCTTCGACCATAGTTTACTAATAATGAGTCAACTGTGAAATAAAACTCTTCACCTCTTTCCGGATTATAGAGAGCACCAGGTTTAACAACAACATTTTTGAAAAACTATAAAATTATTTTCATCAGCAATCTATTCTTATCTTCGATAGGCTGATTTTAACTTATTTTTTCTTAAAGGTAAGATTTTTATATTTATAGAGAATTCTTGCTCTAGTAGACTTATTGATATGAAAAACTTATATAGTGAAGATGTATTTGCTCTAGATAACTTTGAAGGATCGCTGGATTTTTTGCTCCATCTTGTTCAGAAGCATGAGATTGATCCCGTTGAGATTTCTTTAAAAAAAATTACTGAGCAGTATACCCAAAAGCTAAAGGAATGGCAGGCCTCCTCTGTGGATTCAGGGGCTGAATTTATTGCTTCGGCATCCTTTCTTTTATGGCTTAAAAGCCGTATGCTTCTGCCTACGCATGAACAGCCTCTCTCTTTGGGAGAGGAGGAGCATGATCCCCGTTTTGATATTATTCATCAATTACTGGATTATTGCCGCTTTAAGGAAGCAGCTAAAAACCTTACCCAGCTGGAGATGTCTCAAAGTGCTTATTATTTACGGGAGCCAGAGCCTCTAGGAGAAAATAATAAACCCTTGGGTATCGAGCATTTGACTTTGGAAGACTTAGCGGATCTCTTCAAGCAAGCTTTAGCTAAAGCGCCGATCAAAACGGCAAAATTTATTCACGAAGAAGAGTGGAAAGTTGCTGATAAAATTAAAGCTATTCGTCAATATTTAAAGGTCAATCATCAGCTTGAAATCGGACAACTTTTTGTAAATGCTACAAGCAAGCTAGAAATTATTGTTATCTTCTTGGCTGTACTTGAACTGATGAAAATTGGTGAAAGCTATTTAATCAAGGATGTTGCCTCTCAGAAAATACTGTTATGCATGAACGTATAAATATTTATGGCTAAAGAAATTAACTTTTTCGAACAAGAAATGGAAACGACAGCAGACGAATTAATTCCTTTGCTTCCTTCTGAGGATCTTCCTCCTTCCCCTCCAGACAAACTTACAGCTCCTAAAGACTTTTCTCCTAAAAAGCAATATGTCCAAGGCTCTCTTCCAGGCATTCCCGTTAATAATCAGGCTATAGAACA
The genomic region above belongs to Neochlamydia sp. AcF84 and contains:
- a CDS encoding S41 family peptidase, which codes for MLNRFNLFIIFIFLTNSFLLGQETEQLKRQDISKIMEQIFAEHLGQKTIDKKILKNAFKNYIDQFDPDRTYLTQAEVEPFLGLTSEQMEIYITAYKNEDFSSFEKLNAIIQRSILRARQYRQELIINTEELFKAADERRSSHKNTDGLEPNLKGSFASTFEQIKRRIKEQMVAFIQAEQKRYGKAQVSNYKSKLLIMFDQALKNIEEGYLYQTSEGKSYSEGKKENALVLHILKALASSLDAHTAFYSDAEAYDMKVRLEKEFDGIGVVLRSTPQGVMISSLIEGGAASKSGKIFANDYLLQINGKTTSGQTLPEVMNTIRASKEPSIELVISRSFQEENGKQMEKQETIILKKESIPIKDERIDIKQEKVGNGIIGIITLHSFYQGEDGTGSDSDMQKALKELDRKGNLRGLILDLRENSGGFLSQAVKVAGLFISNGIVVISKYSDGEKRIYRDIDVRTAYQGPLIILTSKATASAAEIVAQALQDYGVGLIVGDEHTYGKGTIQSQTVTGNEGETTSFFKVTVGKYYTVSGKTPQLEGVKADIVVPGPYHNEPIGEEYLEHPWKPDFIKADFEDSLQDIEPSVKSWYMKYYTPTLQAKVSMWREMLPYLKKNSAYRIENNKNYQMFLKQKKEGNGDDIRLSGSSIEDEPGKESNNYGKEDLQMQETINVLKDMIYLHSKKRQNQEVKGATASLQAATAN
- a CDS encoding segregation/condensation protein A, translated to MKNLYSEDVFALDNFEGSLDFLLHLVQKHEIDPVEISLKKITEQYTQKLKEWQASSVDSGAEFIASASFLLWLKSRMLLPTHEQPLSLGEEEHDPRFDIIHQLLDYCRFKEAAKNLTQLEMSQSAYYLREPEPLGENNKPLGIEHLTLEDLADLFKQALAKAPIKTAKFIHEEEWKVADKIKAIRQYLKVNHQLEIGQLFVNATSKLEIIVIFLAVLELMKIGESYLIKDVASQKILLCMNV